In Vibrio tritonius, the following are encoded in one genomic region:
- the rne gene encoding ribonuclease E — MKRMLINATQKEEMRVALVDGQRLFDLDIESPGHESKKANIYKGRITRIEPSLEAAFVDYGAERHGFLPLKEIAREYFPDGYTYQGRPSIKEVLTEGQEVIVQVEKEERGSKGAALTTFISLAGSYLVLMPNNPRAGGISRRIEGDERTELKAALSTLDLPQGMGLIVRTAGVGKSGEELEWDLNVLLNHWGAIKEASDSNPAPFLIHQESNVIVRAIRDYLRRDIGEILIDSNTIYERALEHINLVRPDFANRVKKYDGEVPLFSHFQIESQIESAFQREVRLPSGGSIVIDPTEALTSIDINSARSTKGGDIEETALNTNLEAADEIARQLRLRDLGGLVVIDFIDMTPVRHQREVESRLREAVRLDRARVQIGRISRFGLLEMSRQRLSPSLAEASHHICPRCSGTGVIRDNESLALSVLRLIEEEALKDNTAQVLAVVPVSIASYLLNEKRRSINHIEKAQEVKITIVPTSDMETPHFEVIRIREGDEQEMLSYLIPKKLDSMKEAEGKEVVDVDIKPRRVEEPILKGFAAPNQSAPAPKPVKTPEPVAEKPALPKQPSFFSRVITAIRKLFADSPVAEKETTEQTAEKTTQNTQRPPRRERNNDRNNDRRRNSRDKNKRNNKAGVDANNEKKGKQQEGEVNVQDKAENGNNNRKQRQERKPKQDRRNNKRSDAKSNKLQEQGRQLAEEAQQAKDVEPTENAVAVETKTAKVKERRQRRKLTKQVRRNGQAPEATEENITTSDVEQDTVQTTDVANVNAKTDDINDDESGKETKQRRNRRSPRHLRASGQRRRRGRDRRPNPFRLRKGGVASPEMAMGKVMPSYGLTRQAEKPTQPQATEAQATVTVTPTLGGFAFPEMAMGKVIIRREVAAPEVAEAKAETPVDVVEAVETAPMFEESPIVVEPVATETVVADNVVAEETKPAEAEALTESVEEPVAPAVVKAPTAMRVGKVAFNHKNHAASVMTKAPGSNDIKAIDIIAAPFKTERYVPKGAGSQVARSHASAEMTKPQGY, encoded by the coding sequence ATGAAAAGAATGTTAATAAACGCAACTCAAAAAGAAGAGATGCGTGTCGCGTTGGTTGATGGCCAGCGACTATTCGATTTGGATATCGAAAGTCCAGGACATGAATCGAAAAAAGCAAATATTTACAAAGGACGTATCACCCGTATCGAGCCAAGTCTGGAAGCTGCTTTTGTTGATTACGGCGCTGAACGACATGGTTTCCTCCCCCTCAAAGAAATTGCCCGCGAATACTTCCCTGACGGATACACCTACCAAGGCCGACCAAGCATTAAAGAAGTGCTTACCGAAGGCCAAGAAGTCATTGTTCAAGTCGAAAAAGAAGAGCGTGGCAGTAAAGGGGCAGCGTTAACTACGTTTATCTCTCTTGCAGGTAGCTACCTAGTTCTTATGCCTAACAACCCTCGTGCTGGCGGTATTTCTCGTCGCATTGAAGGTGATGAGCGTACTGAACTAAAAGCAGCATTAAGCACACTTGACCTTCCACAGGGCATGGGGCTTATCGTTCGTACTGCAGGTGTAGGGAAAAGTGGCGAAGAGCTAGAGTGGGACCTTAATGTGCTACTCAACCACTGGGGAGCCATCAAAGAAGCCTCTGATTCAAACCCAGCACCATTTCTAATTCACCAAGAAAGCAACGTGATTGTCCGTGCAATTCGCGACTATTTACGTCGTGATATCGGTGAAATTCTTATCGACAGCAACACCATCTATGAACGCGCTTTAGAGCACATTAATCTGGTTCGCCCCGATTTTGCTAATCGAGTGAAAAAATACGATGGTGAAGTGCCTCTATTCAGTCACTTCCAAATTGAAAGTCAGATTGAATCTGCATTCCAGCGTGAAGTTCGCTTGCCATCAGGTGGTTCAATCGTCATTGACCCAACTGAAGCATTAACCTCAATCGATATCAACTCTGCTCGTTCAACGAAAGGCGGAGATATTGAAGAAACAGCACTAAACACCAACTTAGAAGCAGCAGATGAAATTGCTCGCCAGTTGCGTCTACGTGATCTTGGTGGTTTGGTGGTGATCGACTTCATCGATATGACTCCAGTACGTCACCAACGCGAAGTTGAAAGTCGCCTACGTGAAGCCGTTCGCCTTGATCGTGCTCGCGTTCAAATCGGTCGAATTTCTCGCTTTGGCCTACTTGAAATGTCGCGCCAACGCTTAAGCCCTTCACTGGCAGAAGCAAGCCACCACATCTGCCCGCGTTGTAGCGGTACTGGTGTCATTCGTGACAACGAATCTCTTGCCCTGTCTGTATTACGTTTGATTGAAGAAGAAGCGCTGAAAGATAATACGGCCCAAGTATTGGCTGTGGTTCCAGTCTCTATCGCTTCTTACCTATTGAACGAAAAGCGTCGTTCAATCAATCACATTGAAAAAGCGCAAGAAGTTAAAATCACAATTGTTCCAACCTCAGACATGGAAACGCCTCACTTTGAAGTGATTCGTATCCGTGAAGGTGACGAACAAGAAATGCTGTCTTATCTGATTCCGAAGAAACTAGACAGCATGAAAGAAGCCGAAGGCAAAGAAGTGGTTGATGTCGATATCAAACCACGACGTGTCGAAGAGCCGATTTTGAAAGGTTTTGCCGCACCAAATCAAAGTGCACCAGCACCTAAGCCTGTCAAAACGCCTGAGCCAGTGGCGGAAAAACCTGCGTTACCAAAACAACCAAGTTTCTTCAGCCGCGTGATCACTGCCATCCGTAAATTGTTTGCAGACTCACCAGTTGCAGAAAAAGAAACCACTGAACAGACAGCGGAAAAAACGACACAAAATACTCAGCGACCACCTCGTCGCGAGCGCAACAACGATCGTAATAACGACCGCCGTCGTAATTCTCGTGACAAAAACAAACGCAACAATAAAGCGGGCGTAGATGCGAATAACGAGAAGAAAGGTAAGCAACAAGAAGGTGAGGTAAACGTTCAAGACAAAGCTGAAAACGGCAATAACAATCGTAAACAGCGTCAAGAACGTAAACCTAAGCAAGATCGTCGCAATAACAAGCGTAGCGATGCTAAGTCTAATAAATTGCAAGAACAGGGGCGTCAATTAGCTGAAGAAGCACAACAAGCTAAAGATGTTGAGCCAACAGAAAATGCTGTAGCTGTTGAAACTAAAACAGCGAAAGTTAAAGAACGTCGTCAACGTCGTAAATTGACTAAACAAGTTCGTCGTAATGGACAAGCTCCTGAGGCAACGGAAGAAAACATCACCACGTCTGACGTGGAACAAGATACTGTTCAAACCACAGATGTTGCTAACGTTAACGCTAAGACTGACGACATCAACGATGACGAAAGCGGTAAAGAAACGAAACAACGCCGTAATCGCCGTTCTCCTCGTCATCTGAGAGCCAGTGGTCAACGTCGCCGTCGCGGTCGTGATCGTCGCCCTAACCCATTCCGTCTACGTAAAGGTGGTGTAGCATCACCAGAAATGGCGATGGGTAAAGTGATGCCAAGTTATGGCTTAACCCGCCAAGCAGAAAAACCAACGCAACCTCAAGCTACCGAAGCACAAGCCACGGTAACCGTAACACCAACTCTAGGTGGGTTTGCGTTCCCTGAAATGGCTATGGGCAAAGTGATCATTCGTCGCGAAGTCGCCGCTCCTGAAGTTGCAGAAGCAAAAGCTGAAACGCCTGTTGATGTGGTGGAAGCTGTAGAAACAGCGCCAATGTTCGAGGAATCACCAATTGTTGTCGAACCTGTCGCAACTGAAACAGTTGTTGCCGACAATGTGGTTGCTGAAGAGACTAAGCCAGCAGAAGCGGAAGCACTTACGGAATCAGTTGAAGAGCCAGTGGCACCAGCTGTCGTGAAAGCACCAACAGCCATGCGTGTTGGAAAAGTGGCATTTAACCACAAAAACCACGCAGCATCTGTGATGACCAAAGCACCAGGTTCGAATGATATTAAAGCAATTGATATCATTGCAGCGCCATTCAAAACTGAACGCTATGTACCCAAAGGAGCTGGTAGTCAGGTTGCTCGTAGCCACGCTAGTGCTGAGATGACTAAGCCTCAAGGTTACTAA